One genomic region from Thermoleptolyngbya sichuanensis A183 encodes:
- the purN gene encoding phosphoribosylglycinamide formyltransferase, which produces MQSPDPSPPSIPTDAIAEDAAAPGFISPAVPPSVWQRHFAGAPLRLGVLASGSGSNFEAIAQSISQRQLNAQIQVMIYNNPQAGAAERAKRLGIPAELLNHRQFPSREALDQAIIDQLKRYDVEWVIMAGWMRVVTDVLITAFPDRILNLHPSLLPSFPGARAVEQALAAGVKVTGCTVHYVRLEVDRGPIIMQAAVPILPHDTPDTLHQRIQVQEHRIFPRAIALASSGEEKNEEGRRKREERRTKNEE; this is translated from the coding sequence ATGCAGTCCCCCGACCCGTCGCCCCCGTCTATCCCCACAGATGCGATCGCCGAAGATGCCGCCGCGCCGGGGTTTATCTCACCAGCGGTTCCCCCCAGCGTATGGCAGCGCCATTTTGCAGGCGCACCGCTGCGGCTGGGCGTGCTGGCCTCTGGCAGTGGGTCAAACTTTGAGGCGATCGCCCAGTCCATTTCCCAGCGCCAGCTCAACGCCCAAATCCAGGTGATGATCTACAACAATCCCCAGGCCGGGGCAGCGGAGCGGGCGAAACGACTGGGCATTCCAGCAGAACTGCTGAACCATCGACAGTTTCCCAGCCGCGAAGCCCTGGATCAAGCCATCATCGACCAACTCAAGCGCTATGACGTGGAATGGGTGATCATGGCGGGCTGGATGCGCGTGGTGACAGACGTGCTGATCACCGCCTTTCCCGACCGCATTTTGAACCTGCACCCCAGCCTGCTGCCCAGCTTTCCGGGGGCCCGCGCCGTCGAACAAGCCCTCGCCGCCGGGGTCAAGGTGACGGGCTGCACCGTCCACTACGTCCGCCTGGAAGTAGACCGCGGCCCAATCATCATGCAAGCCGCCGTGCCCATCCTGCCCCACGACACCCCCGACACCCTGCACCAGCGGATTCAGGTGCAGGAGCATCGTATCTTTCCGAGGGCGATCGCGCTGGCGAGCAGCGGCGAGGAGAAAAACGAAGAAGGAAGAAGGAAGAGGGAAGAACGAAGAACGAAGAACGAAGAATAG
- the speB gene encoding agmatinase, giving the protein MLTTTPIAELPFLGEEVAADYDTARVVILPIPYEATTTYRKGCEHGPAAILEASHQVEYYDEELEREMWPVGVYTHGAIADTRSGPVSAEAMLKVVEDTTAQLIADGKFVIGLGGEHSITTGLVRAYRAASTESFTVVQIDAHGDLRHEYEGSIHNHACIMRRVVDMGLPTVQIGIRSICKEEANLIKEKNLTVFRAREIATQPDWAERALAAIPTRNVFLTIDLDGIDPTLIPGVGTPEPGGLNWYSLLGYLRSVFEHHHVLGADIMELAPVSESVVSEFTAAKLAYKLIGYQAIAQGWS; this is encoded by the coding sequence ATGTTGACCACTACGCCGATTGCCGAGTTGCCCTTTTTGGGCGAAGAGGTCGCCGCCGACTATGACACGGCGCGGGTCGTGATTTTGCCGATTCCCTACGAGGCGACGACGACCTATCGCAAGGGCTGCGAACACGGCCCGGCGGCGATTTTGGAAGCGTCGCATCAGGTGGAATATTACGACGAGGAGCTAGAGCGGGAGATGTGGCCCGTCGGCGTGTATACCCACGGGGCGATCGCCGATACGCGCAGCGGCCCAGTGTCTGCCGAAGCCATGCTGAAGGTCGTTGAGGACACCACCGCCCAACTCATTGCCGACGGCAAGTTCGTCATCGGGCTGGGCGGCGAACATAGCATCACGACGGGTCTGGTGCGGGCTTATCGAGCCGCGTCTACGGAGTCGTTTACGGTGGTGCAAATCGATGCCCACGGCGACCTCCGCCACGAATACGAAGGCTCGATCCACAACCACGCCTGCATTATGCGTCGGGTGGTGGACATGGGTCTTCCTACGGTGCAAATCGGCATCCGCAGCATTTGCAAAGAAGAAGCGAATTTAATTAAGGAAAAAAATCTGACCGTATTTCGAGCGCGAGAAATCGCCACCCAGCCCGACTGGGCCGAACGGGCGCTGGCCGCCATCCCCACCCGCAACGTCTTTCTCACCATCGACCTAGACGGCATTGACCCGACGCTGATCCCCGGCGTGGGCACACCCGAACCCGGCGGGCTGAACTGGTATTCCCTGCTGGGCTACTTGCGGTCGGTGTTTGAGCATCACCACGTCCTCGGCGCAGACATTATGGAGCTTGCGCCCGTTAGCGAGTCGGTGGTGTCGGAATTTACCGCCGCCAAGCTAGCCTACAAGCTGATTGGCTATCAGGCGATCGCCCAGGGTTGGAGCTAG